In one Microbacterium invictum genomic region, the following are encoded:
- a CDS encoding type III polyketide synthase — protein sequence MVARILSIGTAVPPTVLAQGEVRDFFAAQPGVDRLTARLIGAAFDAAAIERRHTVLREFGQLREGQQTDAAPAAPGGGFIDRQGALRVPSTGERNAAYTALVPDLYAEAAREALAGGGVAASDITHVVTVSCTGFFAPGPDYRLVRDLGMAASVERYHLGFIGCAAGIPALRAAARICAADPDAVVLVACAELCSLHIRASDDPQQIVAASVFADGAAAAVVTARDDLARRVASAVLELDRFATTLTSEGETDMVWTIGDEGFEMTLSAEVPRIIGREIQEAVGGFLGEDRPATWAVHPGGRSVLDRVESGLGLPGTALETSRAVLRDFGNMSSATILFILQRVLGGGLADGERVAALAFGPGLTVEAALLTARTGELP from the coding sequence ATGGTCGCGCGCATCCTCTCGATCGGCACCGCTGTGCCGCCGACCGTGCTCGCCCAGGGCGAGGTGCGCGACTTCTTCGCAGCCCAGCCGGGCGTCGACCGGCTGACCGCCCGACTCATCGGTGCGGCCTTCGACGCCGCGGCGATCGAGCGGCGCCATACGGTGCTGCGCGAGTTCGGTCAGCTCCGCGAGGGGCAGCAGACGGATGCCGCGCCCGCGGCGCCCGGCGGAGGGTTCATCGATCGGCAGGGCGCGCTTCGCGTGCCCTCGACCGGCGAGCGGAACGCGGCCTACACCGCCCTCGTGCCCGATCTCTATGCCGAGGCGGCGCGGGAAGCACTGGCGGGCGGCGGAGTCGCGGCATCCGACATCACGCACGTGGTGACCGTCTCGTGCACGGGGTTCTTCGCGCCGGGTCCGGACTACCGGCTCGTGCGCGACCTCGGCATGGCGGCGAGCGTCGAGCGCTACCACCTCGGCTTCATCGGGTGCGCGGCGGGGATCCCGGCGCTGCGCGCCGCGGCCCGCATCTGCGCCGCCGACCCGGACGCGGTCGTGCTGGTGGCCTGCGCCGAGCTCTGCTCGCTGCACATCCGCGCCTCGGACGATCCCCAGCAGATCGTCGCGGCATCGGTGTTCGCCGACGGCGCGGCGGCGGCGGTCGTGACGGCGCGCGACGACCTGGCGCGACGCGTGGCTAGCGCGGTGCTCGAACTCGACCGGTTCGCTACGACGCTGACCAGCGAGGGCGAGACCGACATGGTGTGGACGATCGGCGACGAGGGGTTCGAGATGACCCTCTCGGCCGAAGTGCCGCGCATCATCGGCCGCGAGATCCAGGAGGCCGTCGGCGGGTTCCTCGGCGAGGACCGACCGGCGACCTGGGCCGTGCACCCGGGCGGGCGGAGCGTGCTCGATCGGGTCGAGTCCGGTCTCGGGCTGCCGGGCACCGCGCTCGAGACCTCGCGCGCGGTGCTGCGCGACTTCGGCAACATGTCGAGCGCGACGATCCTCTTCATTCTGCAGCGGGTGCTCGGCGGCGGGCTCGCCGACGGCGAGCGGGTCGCCGCTCTCGCCTTCGGACCGGGCCTCACGGTGGAGGCCGCGCTCCTCACAGCGCGCACGGGCGAGCTGCCGTGA
- a CDS encoding UbiA family prenyltransferase: MRIVRALWGSSHPGPTLVVTVLAAGLGVAAGLDAWRIALLAAAVFFGQLSIGISNDAIDAERDRAVGRADKPIARGDVGTRTAWIGALVCVVVALALSAPLGWGVLVGNGVVILSGWLYNRPLKSTPLSIVPFLVAFGTLPSLATLAASPPSLAPAWATLAGATLGASVHLTNVLPDLDADRETGVRGLPHRIGARAATVLAALGVVAGALAVLLGPVAGEAARVAAVSWVLFAVVVALAVATVVMTLNRAPGRTLFRLVMLSALVLAAQLILTGGSLRA; the protein is encoded by the coding sequence ATGCGGATCGTCCGGGCGCTCTGGGGGTCGTCCCACCCCGGGCCGACCCTCGTCGTCACGGTGCTCGCGGCCGGCCTCGGCGTCGCGGCGGGTCTCGACGCCTGGCGCATCGCGCTGCTGGCCGCCGCGGTGTTCTTCGGCCAGCTGTCGATCGGCATCTCCAACGACGCGATCGACGCCGAGCGCGACCGCGCGGTCGGCCGCGCCGACAAACCCATCGCCCGCGGCGACGTCGGCACGCGGACTGCCTGGATCGGCGCGCTCGTCTGCGTCGTCGTGGCACTGGCGCTGTCCGCGCCGCTCGGGTGGGGCGTGCTCGTCGGCAACGGCGTGGTCATCCTGTCGGGCTGGCTGTACAACCGACCGCTGAAGTCGACTCCGCTGTCGATCGTGCCGTTCCTCGTCGCCTTCGGGACGCTCCCGTCGCTGGCGACCCTCGCTGCCTCGCCGCCGTCGCTCGCCCCCGCGTGGGCAACCCTCGCCGGTGCGACGCTGGGCGCCTCGGTGCACCTGACCAACGTGCTGCCCGATCTCGACGCCGACCGCGAGACCGGGGTGCGGGGACTTCCGCACCGGATCGGGGCGCGCGCGGCGACGGTGCTCGCCGCGCTCGGCGTCGTCGCCGGAGCGCTGGCGGTGCTGCTCGGCCCGGTCGCCGGCGAGGCGGCACGGGTCGCGGCGGTGTCGTGGGTGCTGTTCGCCGTCGTGGTCGCGCTGGCGGTCGCCACGGTCGTGATGACGCTGAACCGCGCGCCCGGGCGGACGCTCTTCCGGCTGGTGATGCTGTCGGCCCTCGTGCTGGCAGCACAGCTCATCCTCACGGGCGGCTCCCTGCGGGCGTGA
- a CDS encoding ATP-dependent Clp protease ATP-binding subunit, whose translation MQATQMPGQEERKSALEQFGINLTDRARQGKLDPVIGRDSEIRRVSQVLTRRTKNNPVLIGEPGVGKTAVVEGLAQRIVAGDVAESLKDKELITLDISALVAGAMYRGQFEERLKSVLKEITESDGRIITFIDELHVLMGAGGGEGSVAASNMLKPMLARGELRLIGATTLNEYREFIEKDAALERRFQQVYVGEPSVEDTVAILRGLKERYEAHHKVAISDGALVAAASLSHRYIPSRQLPDKAIDLIDEAASRLRMEIDSAPLEIDELRRHVDRLKLEELALKKEKDDASRERLAALRDSLAKEQAKLDELQARWERERSSLNRVGDLKTRLDAARIEAERAQREGNLEKASRILYAEIPRLERDLVEAEREEPAGDRMVNDQVTEEDIASVIAAWTGIPVGRLMQGETERLLHLEKELGKRLIGQRDAVRAVSDAVRRSRAGISDPNRPTGSFLFLGPTGVGKTELAKALAEFLFDDEHAMVRIDMSEYGEKHSVSRLVGAPPGYIGYEQGGQLTEAVRRRPYSVVLLDEVEKAHPEVFDVLLQVMDDGRLTDGQGRTVDFKNVILILTSNLGSSILIDPTLSTEVKRDQVQALVRQAFKPEFVNRLDDIVVFQALTEDDLAQIVELAVDALQRRLKDRRLTLAVTPDARAWLAERGYDPVFGARPLRRLIQSEIQDRLAMAILSGGVRDGDLVRVDVAADGSTLVLTSDGPATVPGGGAAGADDDEVIEAILED comes from the coding sequence ATGCAAGCCACGCAGATGCCCGGGCAAGAGGAGCGGAAGAGCGCCCTCGAGCAGTTCGGGATCAACCTCACCGACCGTGCCCGGCAGGGCAAGCTCGACCCCGTCATCGGCCGCGACAGCGAGATCCGCCGCGTCAGCCAGGTGCTCACCCGCCGCACGAAGAACAACCCCGTGCTGATCGGCGAGCCCGGCGTCGGCAAGACCGCGGTCGTCGAGGGTCTCGCGCAGCGGATCGTCGCCGGCGACGTCGCGGAGTCGCTCAAGGACAAGGAGCTCATCACCCTCGACATCTCCGCCCTGGTCGCCGGCGCCATGTACCGCGGGCAGTTCGAGGAGCGGTTGAAGAGCGTGCTGAAGGAGATCACCGAGTCCGACGGCCGCATCATCACCTTCATCGACGAGTTGCACGTGCTGATGGGCGCCGGCGGCGGCGAGGGGTCGGTCGCGGCATCCAACATGCTCAAGCCCATGCTCGCCCGCGGTGAGCTGCGGCTCATCGGTGCCACCACGCTCAACGAGTACCGCGAGTTCATCGAGAAGGATGCGGCGCTGGAGCGACGCTTCCAGCAGGTCTACGTCGGGGAGCCGTCGGTCGAAGACACCGTCGCGATCCTCCGCGGCCTGAAGGAGCGTTACGAGGCGCACCACAAGGTGGCGATCTCCGACGGGGCGCTCGTCGCGGCGGCATCCCTGTCGCATCGCTACATCCCCAGCCGCCAGCTGCCCGACAAGGCCATCGACCTCATCGACGAAGCCGCCTCGCGGCTGCGGATGGAGATCGACTCGGCGCCGCTCGAGATCGACGAGCTGCGCCGGCACGTCGATCGGCTGAAGCTGGAGGAGCTGGCGCTGAAGAAGGAGAAGGATGACGCCTCGCGCGAGCGTCTCGCGGCGCTGCGCGACAGCCTCGCGAAGGAGCAGGCGAAGCTGGATGAACTGCAGGCGCGGTGGGAGCGCGAGCGGTCGTCGCTGAACCGGGTCGGCGACCTGAAGACCCGACTGGATGCCGCCCGCATCGAGGCGGAGCGCGCGCAGCGCGAGGGCAACCTCGAGAAGGCGTCGCGGATCCTGTACGCCGAGATCCCTCGGCTGGAGCGCGACCTCGTCGAGGCCGAGCGCGAGGAGCCGGCGGGCGACCGGATGGTGAACGACCAGGTCACTGAGGAGGACATCGCGTCGGTCATCGCGGCGTGGACCGGCATCCCGGTCGGACGGCTCATGCAGGGAGAGACCGAGAGGCTGCTGCACCTCGAGAAGGAGCTCGGCAAGCGCCTGATCGGTCAGCGCGACGCGGTGCGCGCGGTGTCGGACGCCGTTCGCCGCTCTCGCGCGGGCATCAGCGACCCGAATCGGCCGACGGGGTCGTTCCTGTTCCTCGGGCCGACCGGCGTCGGCAAGACCGAGCTGGCGAAGGCGCTCGCCGAGTTCCTCTTCGACGACGAGCACGCCATGGTGCGCATCGACATGTCGGAGTACGGCGAGAAGCACTCGGTGTCGCGGCTCGTCGGCGCCCCTCCCGGATACATCGGCTACGAGCAGGGCGGGCAGCTGACCGAGGCCGTCCGGCGGCGGCCCTACTCGGTGGTGCTCCTCGACGAGGTCGAGAAGGCCCACCCCGAGGTGTTCGATGTGCTGCTGCAGGTCATGGACGACGGACGTCTGACCGACGGGCAGGGGCGCACGGTCGACTTCAAGAACGTGATCCTCATCCTGACCTCGAACCTGGGGTCGTCGATCCTGATCGATCCGACGCTGTCGACCGAGGTCAAGCGCGATCAGGTGCAGGCGCTCGTGCGACAGGCGTTCAAGCCGGAGTTCGTCAACCGGCTCGACGACATCGTCGTCTTCCAGGCGCTCACCGAGGACGATCTCGCCCAGATCGTCGAGCTCGCCGTCGACGCGCTGCAGCGACGGCTGAAGGACCGGCGACTCACGCTCGCCGTGACGCCCGACGCGCGCGCGTGGCTCGCCGAGCGTGGCTACGACCCGGTGTTCGGGGCGCGGCCGCTGCGCCGGCTCATCCAGTCCGAGATCCAGGACCGCCTGGCGATGGCGATCCTCTCGGGTGGGGTGCGCGACGGCGACCTCGTGCGCGTCGACGTCGCCGCCGACGGGTCGACGCTGGTGCTCACCAGCGACGGTCCGGCGACCGTGCCGGGCGGTGGCGCGGCCGGGGCGGACGACGACGAGGTGATCGAGGCGATCCTCGAGGACTGA
- a CDS encoding SRPBCC domain-containing protein: MSRTQNVESHAFRVEIRTTREIAAPGAAVWSALADRDAYAQWNSFIRSWTGDWVIGARQVVRLEPTEKGGQTLSPRIVELVPRKRLAWRGRIGIPGLLDGHHRFEIEDREDGTSLFHHAETLSGALVPLFRKMLTVDTPAAFHRMNDELARRVEAGARR; encoded by the coding sequence GTGTCCCGCACCCAGAACGTCGAGTCGCACGCATTTCGCGTCGAGATCCGCACCACCCGCGAGATCGCGGCGCCGGGGGCGGCCGTGTGGTCCGCCCTCGCCGACCGCGACGCCTACGCGCAGTGGAACTCCTTCATCCGCAGCTGGACCGGCGACTGGGTGATCGGAGCCCGGCAAGTGGTCCGGCTCGAACCGACGGAGAAGGGCGGACAGACCCTCTCGCCCCGCATCGTCGAACTCGTGCCGCGGAAGCGTCTCGCCTGGCGCGGACGGATCGGCATCCCGGGCCTCCTCGACGGTCACCACCGGTTCGAGATCGAGGACCGAGAGGACGGCACCTCGCTGTTCCACCACGCCGAGACGCTCTCGGGCGCCCTGGTCCCCCTGTTCCGGAAGATGCTCACCGTCGACACCCCGGCGGCCTTCCACCGCATGAACGACGAGCTGGCCCGCCGCGTCGAGGCCGGGGCCCGGCGATGA
- a CDS encoding TetR/AcrR family transcriptional regulator has translation MSATAQRRGPAVEQALLDATVQLLTERGATVTVDDIAAATGVHKTTIYRRFTTREHLIAAAVRHLGERIVPVVEDVDPRAALGELARSVAAALRSPAGGNILRAVVAASASAPELIDLADEFFRERYEIALVHLDRLAAAGALRRDVEPVVVWEQIVNPMHVRALCGRPTSDREADALVDLALHGAAR, from the coding sequence ATGAGCGCCACCGCCCAGCGGCGAGGTCCCGCGGTCGAGCAGGCGCTCCTCGATGCCACCGTGCAGCTCCTCACCGAGCGCGGCGCCACCGTCACGGTCGACGACATCGCCGCCGCCACCGGCGTCCACAAGACGACGATCTATCGCCGATTCACCACGCGCGAGCACCTGATCGCCGCAGCCGTTCGCCATCTCGGCGAGCGCATCGTCCCCGTCGTCGAGGACGTAGACCCCCGCGCAGCCCTCGGAGAGCTCGCTCGCTCCGTCGCCGCAGCCCTTCGGTCCCCGGCGGGCGGCAACATCCTCCGCGCGGTTGTCGCCGCCTCCGCCTCCGCGCCCGAGCTGATCGACCTCGCAGACGAGTTCTTCCGCGAGCGATACGAGATCGCTCTGGTCCACCTGGATCGACTGGCCGCCGCGGGCGCGCTCCGGCGCGACGTGGAGCCGGTCGTCGTCTGGGAGCAGATCGTCAACCCGATGCATGTCCGTGCCCTTTGCGGACGCCCCACCTCCGACCGCGAGGCCGACGCGCTCGTCGATCTCGCCCTTCACGGAGCAGCACGATGA
- a CDS encoding DUF4260 family protein, which translates to MTVHAARVIAGHRIRPALLVAAGGALAATVAVAITGGGSAWWIAVGLIAPDILPLFAFRTPTEPGRMPRTMVPVYNATHALVGPILLAGLALVVGSADILLVAASWLTHILWDRAVGYELRGKDGAPRARRADRSPTREGAPPTREGALPTREGALLAREGALLAPGFANGCHTSPRRTVGEARGMREDGRIRPRVGPCEEDR; encoded by the coding sequence ATGACCGTCCACGCCGCTCGCGTCATCGCGGGACACCGCATCCGGCCCGCTCTCCTCGTCGCCGCAGGCGGCGCACTGGCGGCGACCGTCGCGGTGGCGATCACCGGGGGCGGCTCGGCGTGGTGGATCGCCGTCGGGCTGATCGCCCCCGACATCCTCCCGCTGTTCGCCTTCCGCACGCCCACCGAGCCGGGACGGATGCCGCGGACGATGGTACCCGTGTACAACGCGACGCACGCGCTGGTGGGGCCGATCCTGCTCGCGGGACTCGCCCTCGTCGTCGGCTCTGCCGACATCCTGCTCGTCGCGGCGTCGTGGCTCACGCACATCCTGTGGGATCGCGCTGTCGGCTACGAGTTGCGCGGGAAGGACGGCGCGCCCCGCGCCCGCCGCGCAGACCGCAGCCCCACCCGCGAGGGTGCACCCCCCACCCGCGAGGGTGCACTCCCCACCCGCGAAGGTGCACTCCTCGCGCGCGAGGGTGCACTCCTCGCCCCTGGATTCGCGAATGGGTGTCACACGTCCCCGAGGCGCACGGTTGGCGAGGCTCGAGGAATGCGGGAAGATGGGCGCATCCGGCCCCGTGTCGGCCCTTGCGAGGAGGACCGATGA
- a CDS encoding SRPBCC family protein, with product MDGRRIYVETAIAADVETVWRLTQDSVTHARWDIRFSRIDPDRQSESDATAPTRFRYERRTPLHTVRGTGVSLGERRRADGTRTSALRFHTRDRLSPIRAGRGFWRYVPDGDRTVFLTGYDYTPGWGPLDLIVRPLLGWATAWSFDRLRIWIETGVPPERWPLVSVVWWWRRDRPRAARCARTPTRARRESGVATAPATLDTLPDPEDGP from the coding sequence ATGGACGGACGTCGGATCTACGTCGAGACGGCGATCGCCGCGGACGTCGAGACGGTGTGGCGTCTGACGCAGGACTCCGTCACCCACGCTCGCTGGGACATCCGCTTCTCGCGCATCGATCCGGATCGGCAATCGGAATCGGATGCCACGGCGCCGACGCGCTTCCGATACGAGCGGCGCACGCCTCTGCACACGGTGCGCGGCACCGGCGTCAGCCTCGGAGAACGCCGTCGTGCCGACGGCACGCGAACCTCGGCCCTGCGATTCCACACGCGAGACCGACTGTCGCCGATCCGCGCCGGTCGCGGCTTCTGGCGGTACGTGCCCGACGGGGATCGCACTGTCTTCCTCACCGGATACGACTACACGCCCGGCTGGGGGCCGCTCGACCTGATCGTCCGCCCGCTCCTCGGCTGGGCGACGGCGTGGAGCTTCGACCGGCTCCGGATCTGGATCGAGACCGGGGTGCCGCCCGAACGGTGGCCGCTGGTGAGCGTCGTGTGGTGGTGGCGGCGTGACCGCCCGCGCGCGGCGAGGTGTGCGCGGACGCCGACCCGCGCTCGTCGCGAATCGGGCGTCGCCACAGCTCCGGCGACGCTCGACACGCTTCCCGACCCGGAGGATGGCCCGTGA
- a CDS encoding DUF2255 family protein, with product MSSSDVVNHLDSTRVVAIITRRQDGSPTATPIWAVVIDGIPYVRSAYGEKAWWYRHVTAGREVAFAMGDGAVAERDKEAALELPRERVALEPVFTDDPINDRIDEALWAKYADEPSSVEETITPRARACTFRVVAP from the coding sequence GTGTCTTCCTCCGACGTCGTGAACCACCTCGATTCCACCCGTGTCGTCGCCATCATCACCCGGCGCCAGGACGGGTCGCCCACCGCGACCCCGATCTGGGCGGTCGTCATCGACGGTATCCCCTACGTCCGCTCGGCATACGGCGAGAAGGCGTGGTGGTACCGCCACGTGACGGCCGGCCGCGAGGTCGCCTTCGCCATGGGCGACGGCGCGGTGGCCGAACGCGACAAGGAGGCCGCCCTCGAGCTTCCCCGTGAGCGCGTCGCCCTCGAGCCCGTGTTCACCGACGATCCGATCAACGACCGCATCGACGAGGCGCTCTGGGCGAAGTACGCCGACGAGCCCTCATCGGTCGAGGAGACCATCACTCCGCGCGCCCGCGCCTGCACCTTCCGCGTCGTCGCTCCCTGA
- a CDS encoding methyltransferase domain-containing protein, with protein MTLAVRDTRLRELMDDPDCDLERLHATLRRFSVVNRLVSGWGAVYRSTVAPYLRGLGRPARVLDLGCGGGDVIARLASLARREGIVAEWRGVDPDERSLAVARRYAAPGIRFEATDSSALRAAGERFDLVISNHVLHHLDPIAFATFRDDSRALSLGLVLHGDIARGRLAYGLYAAGITPLAPGSFLRTDGLRSIRRSFTAPELADALGSGWRVEQPAPFRVLAVSEGGDA; from the coding sequence GTGACGCTCGCGGTACGCGACACCCGGCTGCGCGAGCTGATGGACGACCCCGACTGCGACCTCGAGCGGCTCCACGCGACGCTCCGGCGGTTCTCGGTCGTCAACCGGCTCGTCTCGGGATGGGGCGCGGTCTACCGCTCGACGGTAGCGCCGTATCTTCGCGGGCTCGGGCGCCCCGCGCGCGTGCTGGACCTCGGATGCGGCGGAGGCGACGTCATCGCACGGCTCGCCTCGCTCGCGCGGCGCGAGGGGATCGTGGCCGAGTGGCGGGGCGTCGACCCCGACGAGCGTTCCCTCGCGGTCGCCCGGCGGTATGCCGCGCCGGGCATACGATTCGAGGCGACGGACTCGAGTGCGCTCCGCGCCGCGGGCGAGAGGTTCGATCTGGTGATCTCCAACCACGTGCTGCACCACCTCGACCCGATCGCGTTCGCGACGTTCCGCGACGACTCGCGGGCGCTGTCCCTGGGGCTCGTGCTCCACGGCGACATCGCCCGCGGCCGCCTGGCCTATGGGCTCTATGCCGCGGGGATCACCCCCCTCGCGCCGGGGTCGTTCCTGCGCACGGACGGGCTCCGCAGTATCCGTCGCTCCTTCACCGCGCCGGAGCTCGCCGACGCCCTCGGATCCGGATGGCGCGTCGAGCAGCCCGCGCCGTTCCGGGTGCTCGCCGTCTCGGAGGGCGGAGATGCCTGA
- a CDS encoding serine hydrolase domain-containing protein: MTTSRRTFLALAGTTLAAAGLAACAPGATAPTAGPTSADPTDGALDGLDAVFAEAFAAAGLAGAAAYVRLGGEEWSQTAGVADLESETPFEAGDYVRIASISKTYTATCILRMVDDGLLSLDDVLETYVPGIANGDVITLRQMLAMQSGIYDFTSNAPFLAAFDANPTMAWSIDDTIAIIKANPPAFEPGAQVVYCDSNYALLGHIAELVDGVPLAEVVTRRAIEPLGLTETYYPTEAGIRDPHPTPYVPVVSSDGSVDTSAEPTIVEEVNPAVPGGAGAMISTLSDLSAWGDELASGTLLTPETQAERLKTTRFEGQTLDFGYGLGITNFNEYLGHDGAIYGFSTVVLTRPQTGTQIAIVSNESTNFTTPTLTIAIAIINAIDPEQGTGA; encoded by the coding sequence ATGACGACATCGCGCCGGACGTTCCTGGCTCTCGCCGGAACCACGCTCGCGGCGGCGGGCCTCGCCGCCTGCGCCCCGGGGGCGACCGCGCCGACGGCCGGTCCGACCAGCGCCGATCCGACCGACGGAGCGCTCGACGGCCTCGACGCCGTGTTCGCCGAGGCCTTCGCCGCGGCGGGACTCGCCGGGGCGGCCGCCTACGTGCGGTTAGGCGGCGAGGAGTGGTCGCAGACCGCTGGCGTCGCGGACCTCGAGAGCGAGACGCCCTTCGAGGCCGGTGACTACGTCCGCATTGCGAGCATCTCGAAGACGTACACCGCGACCTGCATCCTGCGGATGGTCGACGACGGGCTGCTCTCGCTCGATGACGTGCTGGAGACCTACGTCCCCGGCATCGCGAACGGCGACGTCATCACCCTCCGTCAGATGCTCGCGATGCAGTCCGGCATCTACGACTTCACCTCCAACGCGCCGTTCCTCGCCGCGTTCGACGCGAACCCGACGATGGCGTGGTCGATCGACGACACCATCGCGATCATCAAGGCCAATCCGCCGGCGTTCGAGCCGGGTGCGCAGGTCGTGTACTGCGACTCGAACTACGCCCTGCTCGGTCACATCGCCGAGCTCGTCGACGGGGTCCCGCTCGCGGAGGTCGTGACCCGCCGCGCGATCGAGCCGCTCGGGCTCACCGAGACGTACTACCCGACCGAGGCGGGCATCCGCGACCCGCACCCGACGCCGTACGTTCCCGTCGTCTCCTCCGACGGCAGCGTCGACACGAGCGCCGAGCCCACGATCGTCGAGGAGGTGAACCCCGCGGTCCCGGGCGGCGCAGGCGCCATGATCTCGACCCTGTCCGATCTGTCGGCGTGGGGCGACGAGCTCGCCTCCGGCACGCTGCTGACGCCCGAGACCCAGGCCGAGCGTCTGAAGACGACGCGGTTCGAGGGTCAGACGCTGGACTTCGGGTACGGCCTGGGCATCACGAACTTCAACGAGTACCTCGGCCACGATGGTGCCATCTACGGCTTCTCGACGGTCGTGCTCACGCGGCCCCAGACCGGCACGCAGATCGCCATCGTCTCGAACGAGTCGACCAACTTCACGACTCCGACCCTGACCATCGCGATCGCGATCATCAACGCGATCGACCCGGAGCAGGGCACCGGCGCCTGA
- a CDS encoding DUF4166 domain-containing protein: MSMFAEVLGSDFTRLHPMMQRRFGVGLASGEACVGRGVMSSIRRGPWWTVPFLQIGRLRNILVPDVGENVPFVIENHPYRDPFGRETVTFVREYVVRGTRRRFDATMIRDGDRIVDYLGTHQHLAVDLVLAVDDRGGLELRSDAQRFYEGPVAFSFPMLFSGRALLREWFDESDERFHVDLEVRNERFGFLFGYRGSFTCEWMPTTEAPARLKPRRHERRT; the protein is encoded by the coding sequence ATGTCGATGTTCGCCGAGGTGCTGGGGAGCGACTTCACCCGATTGCACCCCATGATGCAGCGGCGCTTCGGAGTGGGGCTCGCGTCGGGTGAGGCGTGCGTCGGGCGCGGAGTGATGTCATCCATCCGGCGAGGACCATGGTGGACCGTGCCGTTCCTCCAGATCGGCCGGCTCCGCAACATCCTCGTCCCCGATGTCGGCGAGAACGTGCCGTTCGTCATCGAGAACCATCCCTACCGCGATCCGTTCGGGCGTGAGACGGTCACCTTCGTGCGCGAGTATGTCGTGCGGGGCACACGACGGCGGTTCGACGCCACGATGATCCGCGACGGCGACCGGATCGTCGACTACCTCGGCACCCACCAGCACCTCGCGGTCGACCTTGTCCTCGCCGTCGACGACCGCGGTGGGCTCGAGCTGCGGTCGGACGCGCAGCGGTTCTACGAGGGACCGGTTGCGTTCTCGTTTCCGATGCTCTTCAGCGGCCGGGCCCTGCTGCGGGAGTGGTTCGACGAGTCGGACGAGCGCTTCCACGTCGATCTCGAGGTGCGAAACGAGCGTTTCGGCTTCCTCTTCGGGTATCGCGGGAGCTTCACCTGCGAATGGATGCCGACGACCGAAGCGCCTGCGAGGCTGAAGCCCCGGCGGCACGAGCGCCGGACCTGA